One segment of Acidianus sp. HS-5 DNA contains the following:
- a CDS encoding 3-isopropylmalate dehydratase small subunit: MIVEGKVMKFGDKIDTDVIIPARYLKYTDPQYLAQHAMEPLDPEFYKKASAGVVIVAGKVFGMGSSREQAAIALKGAGVKAIIAESFARIFYRNAINNGLPVITLKDAPKLIDEGEIVKINVETGEIEVNGRKYQGKGISGMALEILKSGGIMEYLKAGSF; this comes from the coding sequence ATGATAGTTGAAGGAAAAGTTATGAAATTCGGAGATAAGATTGATACAGACGTTATAATCCCTGCTAGATACCTAAAGTACACGGATCCACAGTATTTAGCTCAACATGCGATGGAGCCCTTAGATCCTGAGTTTTACAAGAAAGCCTCTGCAGGAGTAGTAATAGTTGCAGGAAAAGTTTTCGGAATGGGTTCATCCAGAGAACAAGCAGCAATAGCATTAAAGGGAGCGGGAGTTAAGGCAATAATAGCTGAGAGCTTTGCCAGAATATTTTACAGGAATGCAATAAATAACGGTTTACCTGTCATTACGTTAAAAGACGCACCGAAGCTGATAGACGAAGGTGAAATAGTGAAAATAAACGTTGAGACTGGAGAAATAGAAGTAAACGGAAGAAAATACCAAGGTAAGGGAATAAGTGGAATGGCTTTAGAAATTCTAAAATCAGGAGGAATAATGGAGTACTTAAAGGCGGGGAGTTTCTAA
- a CDS encoding PaREP1 family protein translates to MILKYLEEADDLLEKGDVVQACEKYYKAAEDLVKYLSKLNLQRWDSKDLFKQSKKFPCLRDVWRSAWKLHVDCFHNYIMNENEVRIFVKDVKRIEEILHFH, encoded by the coding sequence ATGATTCTTAAATACTTGGAAGAGGCTGATGATCTTTTGGAGAAGGGTGATGTTGTTCAAGCTTGTGAGAAATATTATAAAGCCGCAGAGGATCTTGTAAAATATCTATCTAAACTTAACTTACAAAGATGGGATTCAAAAGACTTATTTAAGCAGTCTAAAAAATTTCCTTGTTTAAGAGATGTATGGAGATCTGCTTGGAAGTTACACGTAGATTGCTTCCACAACTATATCATGAACGAGAATGAAGTAAGAATTTTTGTAAAAGATGTTAAAAGAATAGAGGAAATTCTTCATTTTCATTAA
- a CDS encoding PaREP1 family protein, producing MLKPKTSADVYLEEAGDLLEKGDVVQACEKYYKAAEEAIIILSYGYKIEIKNRDPVSLENAVYLLSKFLGEEIVKYWATAIMFLTAREYMDKELVEEYMKDVKNIVYLADKRNDS from the coding sequence ATGCTAAAACCTAAGACTTCTGCAGATGTTTACTTGGAAGAGGCTGGTGATCTTTTGGAGAAGGGTGATGTTGTTCAAGCTTGTGAGAAGTATTATAAAGCAGCTGAAGAAGCAATAATTATACTTTCTTATGGATATAAAATTGAAATAAAAAATAGAGATCCTGTATCATTAGAGAATGCTGTTTATTTACTTTCCAAGTTTTTAGGTGAGGAAATAGTAAAGTATTGGGCTACTGCAATAATGTTCCTAACTGCTAGAGAATACATGGATAAAGAGCTTGTAGAGGAATATATGAAAGATGTGAAAAACATTGTATATCTCGCCGACAAAAGAAATGATTCTTAA
- a CDS encoding DUF123 domain-containing protein: MGKYKGYVAFFYCQDDVNLEVGKKEFRLKKGYYAYVGSCGVHCDKRISRHMSEKKEKKHWHVDYLSSTCTPLGVLILPIPEKEIVRTLAYLPGIGGFGNTDDKESFTHLFCITVEEVIRRLADCKI; this comes from the coding sequence GTGGGAAAGTATAAAGGTTATGTGGCATTCTTTTACTGTCAAGATGACGTAAATCTTGAGGTAGGAAAAAAGGAATTTAGACTAAAGAAGGGGTATTATGCATACGTAGGATCTTGCGGAGTTCATTGCGATAAGAGGATATCAAGGCATATGTCAGAAAAGAAGGAGAAAAAGCACTGGCATGTTGATTATCTTTCGTCTACGTGTACTCCTCTAGGTGTTCTAATTTTACCTATTCCTGAGAAAGAGATAGTGAGAACACTTGCATATCTTCCAGGGATAGGAGGCTTTGGTAATACAGATGATAAAGAGTCTTTTACTCACTTATTTTGTATAACTGTGGAAGAAGTAATTAGGAGACTTGCTGACTGTAAGATATAG